A genomic region of Dictyoglomus sp. NZ13-RE01 contains the following coding sequences:
- a CDS encoding 3-dehydroquinate synthase, whose product MIIWDDDFSQLTEFLRNQPEIPFLICDENTYLACGKNIEERLSNSKIKYDIIIYPGNTHADEKSICQLLIKTRENSLFVSIGSGSITDLTRFVAYKQKLRFISVPTAPSMDGYASPVAPLTIDGLKLTLTAKPPENIFINMNVIKNSPEILTLAGFGDLMGKYTGLLDWQLAHIITDEKIDFNIVKEVREICDSTLNSIEKEDFLKKLLYGLIRSGELMTIWGNSRPASGAEHHVAHYLEYKGYKLYHGICVGISTIYVLDLYEKFLNFLSENTQDLINYELDIEKWENHIKNIFPNTYKRIFEEYKELLRDINNKEKRALIINKLEENKDYISKIIKETLNHREKIIEGYKKINFSTNALDWGITTEDMKEALKNGCFIRNRFTILSFLWYLGVLERFV is encoded by the coding sequence ATGATAATATGGGATGATGATTTTTCACAGCTAACTGAATTCTTAAGAAATCAACCAGAAATACCTTTTTTAATATGTGATGAAAACACCTATTTAGCATGTGGTAAGAATATAGAAGAAAGGCTCAGTAATTCAAAAATAAAATACGATATCATAATCTATCCAGGAAATACGCATGCAGACGAAAAAAGTATATGTCAACTTCTCATAAAAACACGAGAAAATTCATTATTTGTATCTATAGGATCTGGAAGTATAACAGATTTAACAAGATTTGTAGCTTATAAACAAAAATTAAGGTTTATTTCGGTTCCTACTGCCCCTTCCATGGATGGATATGCATCTCCAGTAGCTCCTCTTACCATTGATGGTTTAAAATTAACACTCACTGCAAAACCCCCTGAAAATATCTTTATTAACATGAATGTAATAAAAAATTCTCCAGAAATATTAACTTTAGCAGGCTTTGGAGACTTAATGGGTAAATATACAGGACTTTTAGATTGGCAATTGGCTCATATTATAACCGATGAAAAAATAGATTTTAACATTGTTAAAGAAGTTAGAGAGATCTGTGATAGTACATTAAATAGTATAGAAAAAGAGGATTTCTTAAAAAAATTGTTATATGGATTGATCAGGTCAGGAGAACTCATGACTATCTGGGGTAACTCAAGACCTGCTTCTGGAGCTGAACATCATGTTGCCCACTATTTAGAATATAAAGGTTATAAATTATATCATGGTATATGCGTAGGAATATCAACCATATATGTTTTAGATCTTTATGAAAAGTTTTTAAATTTTCTTTCTGAAAATACTCAAGATTTAATAAATTACGAATTAGACATAGAAAAATGGGAAAATCATATTAAAAATATTTTCCCTAATACATACAAAAGGATTTTTGAAGAATATAAGGAACTGCTCAGAGATATAAACAACAAGGAAAAAAGAGCCTTAATTATTAATAAATTAGAAGAAAACAAAGATTACATTAGCAAAATTATAAAAGAGACTCTAAATCATAGGGAGAAAATTATAGAAGGATATAAAAAAATTAATTTTTCAACCAACGCTCTTGACTGGGGAATAACAACAGAAGATATGAAAGAAGCTCTAAAAAATGGTTGCTTTATAAGAAACAGATTTACTATTTTATCTTTCTTATGGTATTTAGGAGTTTTAGAGAGGTTTGTATAA